GGAGTAGAAGAAGAGGAGAAAACACTTTATCTCCCCCGAGGTTATTGATGAACTTTGAAGAGTTTTAGGGTTGTAAAGTAAACATACCGTAAAACTTCGATGCCTGATCGGACGAGAAGGAAGCAGTGGAGCGGACGGCCGGGGAGCGGCAGTCGTGGGGCAACGGCGGCGGCGGCAGCAGTGGCGGCGGCGGCGGCCGAGGAAGGGCCGAGGGTTTTCAGCTTTTGGTTTTAGGGTTTGGGAAAAACTATTAGCTCAAGGGTTTGAGCAAAGGGCTGATAACGTGATGAAGTGAAAGTAAATTGAGAATAAAGAATCGTGAAAGATGTGTATCTCATTCATTGATAGAAGCCCTTTATATAGGGAATTACACATTACCAGTATGGTAAAGATATGAATACATAGATCTAGTCTAACTACATATCCTATTGGCATAAGGCAAAGACACACATAAAGAATATCTAGAAAGATATAGAATATCGTAGAACATAGAAGTGGTTTTTCTTTCGGTGCAGAATATTGCAGTCTTTATTCATAAACTAAGGATTTATGTTATTCAAAAAAAAAAAAACTAAGGATTTATATTTAAACACCATAATTATTTGTATTATATATATTCTGTAACTGCCATGCAAGTTTTGGATGCTTTAACCATAAACTAGTAGTCTTCCACTGCATACCATGATTACGCGTCCACTTTTTCTTCTTNNNNNNNNNNNNNNNNNNNNAAGAGCGTTCGTGACGTGGATCATAGTGCCATGAGGCAGAAAAAGCGAGCGGTTCCACGCCCGAGGATCATAGGGGAAGATCCAATCATTGTCGTCACAGATGATTTACAAGGCACTAACTTAAGAAATAGTTGCCGGTTCCTTAGAATTGTGTGGGTTGATCCACTATCTGCGAGGCACTCGATCTCTCCAAGAGACATACCTACAAAAGAGAGTAGATATATGAGTAAATAGGTCGATATCGAGCTATTTAGAAGGATTGAAAAAACTAAAAGTAGCAACATTCCCGAGAGTGCTAAAAATTTCTCTCGCAGAATGACCTTTGCGCACTAAAACAGTCATAACTCCTTCGTTAAAATAGATATGGACGAACCGCAAAATGTTCTGAAAACTAGACTCGTAGAGCTTTCCAATGATATGAAGCTCACTGTCTGATTCGTCCAGAGCTGTTCACAAAGCTCAAACGAAGTGACTGTCTAAGGAGGACAGATTACTGTTTTTTTCACAGATTTGGCATTAGCAAAGTTTTTGAAGCTTGCTGGTGGCATGGAGACGAAAACTCAGCCACAGGGACGTGTTGATGATCAAAGAACCTAGGGGATTCGATGATGGTCCGGTTTTGTCAAGTCTTTAACGTCTTTTACAAGACGGCAATTGGAGTAATAGCGTAGAGGGAATCCAAAATCAAAAGCTTTCGGTAACTCTAAATTAAGTATGACCAGGCATGTCCGTGGAGGGTTGGTAGTGCGAGGCACACTTAAACCACTAGCTCCTTAATTTCGGACAATTCCAAGACATCATACTAACTTGGATGAGCCTAGTTGAACAATTGATGATGGAAAATCCGCTATAGGTAAAAGACTTGAACCGGAAAACACGTGAGTAACTATCCTTGAGAGTCACGGCGCCGTATGTCACCTCCTTTAAGGGAGAGACCGAAGACGGCGTTGATGCCATGTTTACTAAGGTAGATGTAAATCAATTCGAACCATGTAGAGACAAGAATAACCATGAAATAAACTTTCATTAATGCGCTGAAAAGAGTACATAAGGGTCTCAAAAAAAAAGATTGAGAAGAAAACTAAGCATGGCATGCTGACGATGCCTTATTACATCATGACTTGTAAAAGGGAAACAATCTAGCCGGTGACGTCAAAGTCAGGGGCATCTAAGTCAGAACATTNNNNNNNNNNNNNNNNNNNNNNNNNNNNNNNNNNNNNNNNNNNNNNNNNNNNNNNNNNNNNNNNNNNNNNNNNNNNNNNNNNNNNNNNNNNNNNNNNNNNNNNNNNNNNNNNNNNNNNNNNNNNNNNNNNNNNNNNNNNNNNNNNNNNNNNNNNNNNNNNNNNNNNNNNNNNNNNNNNNNNNNNNNNNNNNNNNNNNNNNNNNNNNNNNNNNNNNNNNNNNNNNNNNNNNNNNNNNNNNNNNNCGTCCACTTTTTCTTCTTGAGCATCTTCTTCATCGATCACCATTATGAAGAAGAAGATGAACAAGCTACCTGCATCTCTGAATGCATGCATACAGGTGTACATAATACTGGCTGTTTTTGTTGTTGCGTGAGTAACACTTCCACACAGAACGATCCCATAAAAACTCCAAAACAAGAAAAAGCCGTACTATCTGTGTCTATGTACGTTTTGCCAAGCAAGAAAACAAAGAATACAGAAACATACCACGAAGAAGGTTGTTAGTTTTGTTTCATTCCTCTGTGCCACTGGAGAACGTCAATTCACATCGCAAGCCCTAGCCAGTCTATCCTTCTGTGGTCGTGCAAACTTTAACCTTGCATGTAAATTGTCTGGATTCATTACCTTATCTGGGTTAGGTTCAAACATAATCAAGTAGTCGAACTTGTCCTCGTATAAATTCATTAATCGCCATAGATAATTTACTCCGGTTACCATTTGAAGACTTGAACCATATGAGAACAATGTGTTCCTTACTAAAGCCTATAAATAACATTTTTTCACAAAAGAAAAAAAAACAGAATAAAGCGTATAAATAACACAATACACACAAAATTACCTTAAATTTTATATTTTGGACCATATTAATCCAAGTTATAAATTGTATTGAATTGAATTAGTTTGTGCCTGGGTATCCCTTGACATTATCTGGCTAAAAGCAATCACAATCAAGCTTCCTTTACTAAGCCTCGTATAATTAAGATTCTACAACAAGGTAGGGATACAATTGAATCTTGGTTTATCTGTCCTTGCAAACTCTCCGATATTCACCTAAATCCTCTTCTATTACTCCTATCATATAAACAGTTGGGGGAAACGGTATGTTGGTGTAATTAACTGTAATTATTGTTATATATATATATATATATCAATAGCAAGACTTATACTAAACAAGGTGCATTGTTCTGTACGTTTATTTCCTTCTTCTTCTTTTTTTGAAATGGGGCTGGGTACTCTCAAGTCTCGATTAATGAAATTACAGAATACATGAGGGGACGTTGAGCATGAACCGCAGATACAATAAGCATAAAGAGAACATCCTAAAATAATACCAAGGGAGTCTCCACAAATTCTACGTATAATTCCTTTGAAATATAAAAATTACAGTTTAGAATCAGCACAAAGTCACGATTTTTAAAGAAAGAAAGAAAAAATTTATTTCATTGGTGAGGTGGTTGAGTTGCTCAATCTTAGCTTCAATTAATTGTATGGCATTTTAGAATCCTCGAAATAATATTAAGCTTAATTAGTACCCTTGTGGTGGTATTAATTAAATTTGATTCAATATGTGCTAAGCGAATGAAATTCATTTATTCTTTTCAAAAAAATTCACTAGTCACATATATATATAGGAATTCTCAGGTGCGGACGTCCGCACCAAAGTTTTGGTGCGGATTTCTATTTTTGCACCACTTCCCAATCGAATTTCCTCAAACTTCCTTATAGACATATCTAGATCATCTTATGTAGATCATATCTGTAAAATTTCAGCCAATTTGGTGATCGTTAAGGCCCTCAAAATCGAAAAACAAATCTGACAGACTGAATTCTGTCCGGTTCATCATCTCCATTTGTTTTTCGATTTTAAGGGCCTTAACGATCACCAAATTGGCTGAAATTTTGCAGAGATGATCTACACAAGATGATCTAGATATGTCTAGAAGAAAGTTTGAGGAAATTCGATCGGAAAGTGGTGCAAAAATGGAAATCCGCACTAAAAACTTTGGTGCGGACGTCCGCAGCCGAGAAGGACTGTATATATATATATATACATTTTTCTTAGCTGCAGACGTCCGCACCCAAAGTTTTTGGTGCGGATTTTTCATTTTTGCAGCACTTTTCGATCGAATTTCCTCATCTCCACTGTCTAATATTTAGATAATATTATGTAGATTATCTCTGCAAAATTTCAACAAATTTGATAATCGATAAGGCCCTCAAACTCGAAAAAAAATGGATGGACTGAATTCTGTCCGGTTCATGTTTATACCAGAAAAACATAATTTTGAGGGCCTTAACGATCACCAAATTGGCTGAAATTTTGCAGAGATAAGCTACACAATATTATCTAAATACTAGACGGTGGAGATGAGGAAATTCGATCGAAAAGTGGTGCAAAAATAGAAATCCGCACCAAAACCATTGGTGCGGACGTCCGCAGCCGAGAGCCCCCTTCTGATGAGGGATCCTTTTTTTTGGGTCTTTTATAGGGATAGGGTCACAGCCGTCAGATTCGTTTTAATATTGTTGAAGGGCTGAGATTAAATGAAAGTTTCTTCAGCCACAAAAAAAAAAAAGCAAGTTCAGTTGGTCTCCTTCCTCTGAAAATTCAAGGCCGTCTCAGCTCGTCGTTGTCTTCCGGCATCAGTACCACTGACTCCGGCAACTTCTCTCCTGGAATCTAGACTTTCGGGTGCTTCGCTATCTTGACGATGTTGGCCTTGCTGCTCCTTTTCGGCAGAAAATGAACAAAAGTATGGCAACGATAAGAAGAAAACCACCCCAGATCCAATCACAACACCAACAATAGTTTCATTAAAGAGCTTGATCTTCTTTTTGGTTCCGTGCAAATTGAAGCCTCCATTATTCACCTTACTTGGACAAACACAAACAGGTCTTCCACAAAGTGAATTACCAAGAAATCAGATCGATTTGTAAGAACTTAAATTCGTCATAATAGACCTCTTAATCAAATTGGGGAAATTCTTCAGTTGAGAGTATTAGACGTGGGTGGATTATGAAATTCATGTGCTGTGAATTGAAAACCCAGAAAAAAAAAAAAAAAAAAAAACAATAAGGATATCATCAGATGAACGTGAGGCGGGGTTCGAGGACAAATTGCTTTGCAAACACAAGATTCAACAAACCAATATGAACGAGCAACAAGGGACCCAACCATCTCATCTCATTAAAGATAACTGAAACTGAAGCAGTTTCTAATTTTTATGGTGCTGGTGCCGGAAGACGACGACGAGAGACAACCTTGAATTTTCAGAGGAAGAAGACGAATGGACCTGTTTTTTTTTGGTGGCTGAATAACTTTCATTTAATCTCAGCCCTCCGACAATATTAAAACGAATCTGACGGCTGGGACCCTATCCCTATAAAAGATCCTAAAAAATGAATCCCCCATTGGAAGGGGGCTGTATATATATATATAGAAACGTTATATATTATTTTATTCCACGCTTCCAAAACGTTTCTGCTTTCAATAAATTTAGGGAAAAAAACTTCTGATTCCATGTAACGTAGCTCCCAAGTCCGACCCCTCCCAAGTCATCCAAGTCACCGGCACGGAGGCGACGACGGCACCGCCATCTCCTGCGCTCTCGAGATTTGTCCTCTCAGTTACTTTTCACATAAATATTGGAGAAGCCATTACCAAAACCACAAAGGCCTCCGCGTCTGTGGATTGTGGTCCTCCGCGTCACCGTCTAGAACTGTCTCCTTCTTCTCATCGAAATTAAACAAAACCTCAATACATGGTCATTCATAATTTTTAATTATTTTGATAACGTATGTATGTAAGTTAGCATACACAAGCAAGAACTGAATTATTGTAGTAGTGATCGATTGTCATGGATAGACAAACGAACATGTATGTTGAAGTATTTCCTTCATTCATTCCTCATATTACTATGTTGTGAAAATAAGGGCAATGTCAAATATTTAGCTTCTCTTATCTGTGTTTCAAAGCGCATGAAATCTTTACACACTCATTAGTATTTTGCTTCTCTTATCTATATGTTTCAAAGCGCATGAAATCTTTACACACTCATTAGCATGTTCAAGTATATAGGCAATGTCGAGTGACTCGAGTCTTTTTTGTTTCTCACATAATGCAATTTAGGATAAAATAGCAAGGCAAAATAATTGTCCCTATGATATTCGTTTGTGTCACAATCGACATGATCAAATTGTACTCTATTAAATAACGATACTCATAACCAAAATTTTATCTAAATAATTTTATCACATAACACATTATTTATATAATGTAGCTCATTTGAAAAATAACTATATAATGAAATGGAGTTGGCTTAATCCAACAAAATGAAAATAATCTCAAGAGATAATTTTGATTCAACTTTAGTTGACTCATGTACTTTTTTCATTCTCTTTAAAAATGTAATTCGATTAATTAGGTTAATTTTAAATAAATAAATTATTTATTACAAATACAACAATAAAAATTATAAATAGATAATCATACCTAATCCTAATTCTAATAGCAAATTTTACACGCCTATCTCTTATAAGAGCACATGGGATCTACATCATTCAGAATGGGTAAATAGGTAAATTCCATATTTAATGTGTTTTAACATAATAAATAAAGAGCAAATGTCATTTTGGTACTAATTTAAAGGTCTTATTGCCCAAATCAATGAAAACATTTTTCTAATACCTATCTCAATTATTTTGGTTGGAAAGACTTTTGTACCCATCATATAATTCTAACCACTCATCCTCTCTCTTATCTCCTCTCTCAGTTCTCTCTCTGCTCGATCTCCTCTCTCTCTCTTTTCAACCACCCATTCTCTCTTATCTCCTCTCTCAATTCTCTCTCTCTCTCTCTCTCTCTCTCTCTCTCTCTCTCTCTCTCTCTCTCTCTCTCTCTCTCTCTCTCTCTCTCTCTCTCTCTCTCTCTCTCTCTCTCTCTCTCTCTCTCTCTCTCTCTCTCTCTCTCTCTCTCTCTCTCCAAAAAGCTCCGCTGTTCATCTTCGTCGGCCTCATAGTCGGACTCGACCGCACCCGATCTCCTCCACCTGCAACGTCGTTGAATCCATTTGTCCTCTTTCTCACATCTCCAACGCGCCTCCGCCACTGACGAGGTTGAGGTTGCCTGCAACGTTCTCAGATCCGCCAGCAAAGTTCTCAGATCTGCTGACTCCAGCACAAGCTTCGTCGATGCTTCTTCACCAGCGCGGTAGCGTCGAGCAGTGGAGCTCCGATCTCTAACCATCAAAACCAGAGGTGTCGGCAATGCAAGCCAATCTCTGATCTCCGTCACGCAACACACTGGCGCCGCTATTCTCGCTTGGTTGCACAACATTTTTGGAAAACAACGACTGCGTCTCTAATTAAAGTGAAGTTACTAGGGGATATAGTTTTGCAGAAAAGTGAAAAGTTAGAGTGAAAAATATATTACTAGAGGTAATAAGTTTGTTATTAGGTTTAACAACACTTTTTTCTCATCCTTTCTTTATGTTCTCTCTTTCTTTACCACTAATACTGTTGTACGACAAGTTTACTACCCCTAATAGAAGATTACTAGGGGTAGTAAACTTTGTTTCTTTGCATCGAAGTTGATTTTTCTCCGTTTTAATGTGTATTATGACCTTTAGAGATACTATTTTACAAGTTAACTACCCCCAGTAGAGGTTTACTAGGGGTAGTAAACTTTACTGAAAAATTTACTACCCCCAGTAAACTTTTTTTTTTTTGCATTTAAGTTAATTTTTTTTGTTTTAATGTGTATTATGACCTTTAGAGATACTGTTTTGCATGTTTACTACCCCCAGTTGAAGTTTACTAGGGGTAGTAAACTTTAATGAAAAATTTACTACCCCCAGTAAACTTTATTTTTTCGTATCTGAGTTAATTTTTCTTTGTTTTAATGTGTATTATTGCATTGGAGATACTGTTTTGTAACTTTACTACCCCAAGTAATAGTTTACTAGGGGTTTTTTTTGCCGGTATACTTCCGGCAAGATTCGAAGGATTTCGGTAACATTTTTTCTTAAAAAAATCCCGTGAGATTCCGAAGATTTTCTAGCGGCCGGAAATTTTTTTGCCGCCGGTGACCGGAATCCGGCAGCCGGTGTCCAGAGTCCGATGTGCTTCCGACATAGTCTTCCCTCCCTCTCTTCCACTTTTCTCTTAAATTAAAACTAAGGGTAAAAAAGTCTTCACAATTATTATTATATTAAGATTTTAATAAAGATTTGTGCATTTGGGCATAAAAGAAATACCTTATATTTAAGTGGGCTAACAAAAAAGATTATCATTGGAATGAGGTTTGATTTTTTTGATTTTATGCAAATGGTCTTTTTCCCATAAATAAAAAACGATAAAAAGTCTCGTTAAAACATTTAAAATCGTATTAATTACATTTTGGAATTAATTGCCAATTAATATTTATCCTAGCCTTACTTTTACCATGTTCATTCAATTTTTTTTTATCTCAATTCTTTTTAACGGTGTTAGTATTGGTGTTAGCGTTATGTAATTGACTGCATTAAATCAATGATAATAATTCGTCAGTCATAATTAGTTCACATGCACCGTGGTGAATAAAAGAACTTTCCATGGTCAAACTATACCGTCACCATGTTCTTCACACAGGTTTGACATTGCTGAAAAGTGACCTCAATAGTCAAAGATCACCATGTGCTTTATGCATCAAGCTAAAGTCCTTGTTTAATTTTAAACTGATTTGTTGGGTGATCCAATCTCCCTTTATTTCCTCGCTTCTAAGCACAGCCAATTCGATCTCCGAGGAAGATGAGAAGAAGATTGTTCTTTCTTTCAAGTCACTCCAACCCTTGCAAATCTCAATGTCTTCAAAGCTTTCGTCCAACTATTTGAGAAATTTCCTCATCTTCTTTAACATCACAAATCTTGCGTTTCTCTGAAGGCAAAGATATGTCTTGCACGCAAGTTTAACTATTAACACAAAATACTGATGTTCTATAATGTATTAGAGGACAATGCTACTAAAAGAATGTATCCCTACAAAACTAATCCCTTGATGAGTGCTATTCACACAAATACTCTCATCAAGCACCTAATTTCACTATTATGAGGAAGGTGCTGAGTAATGTTGCATATAACAGAAAATTCCTCGACCAAGGAATCCCTTGTTACTTAAATTGAGGTTAGTGCTATGAACACTACTGAGAAAGCATTTTGATTGTTACTTGCATATTGTGCGAAGTACTGCAATTCTCATGAAGATTGTGTAAGAATACCCCCTATTTTTTGCGCATGAAAAACCTTTCAAGCAAAGGGATCAACATGGTTGGGTGTCAGTTTTCATTGCTAAATACCTAAATTGATGTATAAAATAACAAAAGGATAAAAGTAAATTGGAGAATAATGTGGTCTCATTACCCACTACAGATTAGTTTCAAAACTCAACTGCCTTATCCCTCTTTCTGTTTTATCTTTTCTTGTTCCTAGTAGAACACAGAAGAGGGACAAAAGAATACAACGATAAAAGTAAGACCGTTACAACCTTCTTCATCTTTCTCACCTCATCTCTCATCCCTCACAGGTTAACATTTCATACTCCATCATTGTATTATCAGCCAAGACTTGGCCTGTGACTTTGTTCACATCATATTCAACACCTATATATATTCCCTCCAAAGCAACTCTTATTTCTTCAACAACAAGAACAATAATGGCATCTCCTTTTCCTTGCACATTCTTCTCTTTTCTCTTGCTCCTTCTCCTACCCTTCTTATCTTCCTCATATGATCCCAACTCCAAGCCTGACCAGCTTCACTTGTCTTCACCAGCATTCTTCCCGAAACTCCAAGCCGAAAAGCTCATTCGGGACCTCAACTTGTTCCCCAACGATGAGATTAACACCGGAGCTTATTACAACTCTTCATTGGACGCTCCAAAGCTTGTCGAAAAGCGCTTCAAGATGCCATACTTTGCTGCTGCTAATGGAACCACTATTGCAGAGCTTGGACACCACGCCGGCTACTATCGCCTCCCAAATTCCCACGCGGCAAGGTAATCCAAGCTTTTTTCATCTGTAGGAAAAATGAATACAGTAATCATCTGCAACCTTTTTCATTGTTAGTGTGTAAAGACTAATGAGAGACAGAAGCCATGCCTCAATTGGTTGTCGTTTACTTACTCCATACAAGACAACAAGAACATACATGATTGCAACATTTCTCATTTAATATCACTTTTGTATGATTGTTATATATACATGAAATGCTTAGAAGCAATAAATGTTATTGTGTTTTTTTGTGGTTTCATGGGTCCATATATGTTGCTTGTATCTTTCTGTATGTGCTTGTGTGCAAGTTAATCAATAAACTTGTCCTCAACCTTAGAGAATCAAATACAAAACACAACATGGCTACCTTCCATATATTCACTGCAACCAACGTTTCAGTCTTTCATATTTTAATCTCTTTTTGGTTTCTGCAGGATGTTCTACTTGTTCTTTGAATCAAGGACAAACAAGAATGACCCTGTAGTGATTTGGTTGACTGGAGGACCAGGTTGCAGCAGTGAACTTGCTGTGTTTTATGAAAATGGTCCTTTCCATATTGTAAATAACTTGTCTCTTACTTGGAATGACTATGGCTGGGACAAGGTACTGTTAGGACCTACTATATTGTGATGGTTTGCAATTCTTCAACAATTTATGTGTGCAACTATTTTGTTCTTGTTTTCACTTCTATAGGGTTTCCTGAACAAGCTTTTGTTTGGCAGGCATCAAACCTTCTCTACGTTGACCAACCTACTGGAACTGGTTTCAGCTATTCTTCGGATAGCCGTGATATTCGTCACGATGAAGAAGGTGTCAGTAACGATTTGTACGATTTCTTGCAGGTTCTATCCATTCCATTATATGAATCTTACATTACATAATTGAACTTCCGATTTCCAATGTGTAACGAACATGTACGAGGTGAATTGCCAATTTTGAGAAAATTCAGCAATGAACTTGGTGACAGCTTAAACCTATTTTCTTTGGGTTAAATCTTCTGACTTTTGTTTATAATCACAGGGATTTTTCACCCAGCATCCTCAATTTGTTAAGAATGACTTTTACATCACTGGAGAATCTTATGCTGGCCACTACATTCCGGCATTTGCTTCTCGAGTGCACAAAGGAAACAAAGACAAGGAAGGGATTCACATAAATTTTAAGGTATGCATGATGGCTATAATAGTTATATTGGGAATTGTATAAATCATAAAGGAACTAACCACAATAACTTCTATGGTTTAACAGGGATTAGCAATAGGTAATGGCTTAACCAATCCAAGTTTCCAGTACAAGGCATACCCCGATTATGCACTACAAATGGGTTTGATTAAGAAAGCTGATTATGATAGAATTACCGAGTCGATTCCAGCCTGTGAACAAGCAATCAAGACTTGTGGTATGTCCTCTTCATTTCTTTGTTTTCTTGACATATTTCTGTAACTAGAAACTTTACAAATAAGTGAAACTGTGACAGGCCCTACTGGTGGACGGCCTTGTGTAGACGCATACAGTGTTTGTAATAACATATTTTCCGAGATCATGGATATAATCGGTGATAAAAATGTAAGCAAGGGCAATAATTTTATTACTTGAGAACAATTAAGTTCTGAAGAAACCGAATTCAAGTAGACTGATGAGTTTGTTTTCTGCTTGGCATGCAGTATTATGATATCAGAAAACAATGTGTGGGGGATCTATGTTATGACTTCTCAAACATGGAGACATTCTTGAACATGAAATTAGTTAGGGAAGCCCTAGGAGTAGGTAGCATAAACTTTGTTTCTTGCAGCTCTACGGTGTATGAGGCTATGTTGTCGGACTGGATGAGAAATCTGGAGGTGGGAATTCCTGCCCTTCTTGAAGATGGAATTAAGGTGCTAGTGTATGCTGGGGAGTACGATCTTATATGCAATTGGCTTGGTGAGTCCCTTTTGAACAACAAAAGGCTCATGTTTCATTTGTCTTTAAGATAATAAAGCAATACTACCATACTTATAGTATCTGAAATCTCTCTAATTTTTTTTGCAGGGAACTCAAATTGGGTTCATGCTATGGAATGGTCTGGTCAGAAAGCATTTGAGGAATCACTAACGGTTCCATTCAAGGTTGGCGGTGCAGAAGCAGGACTGCTTAAAAGCCATGGACCCCTCGCTTTCCTCAAGGTCTATTTCCCTCTCTCTCTCTCTCTCTCTTTATGGATTAATGAACAATCGATTAATTTATTCATTTCTCTCGGTCTCATATACCTATACCTATTAAAAATAAAACTGATCAATCAACTATGAGAGAAAGGAGAATGCTCCGAGTTTCATGGAGCACTCTAGGGTTTTGCAGCAAACCCTTTCTAGCGGCGGGGGTGTTTCCCCGACCATCCAATGGCCAGTTTTTGGTGATGACGAACCAGAGGGAAGGACTCCTCTCAGACGGCGGCATCGGCAACCTGACCACTCTAGTGCTACAGCCACGGCGTTGTGTCGAGGTTGAGAGCAATTGCAAAATATCTAATCCGATGTATATCGCATCGAAGAAACTGAGCAGTTCGGGTCTCGGATCGAAGGCCTTGGTGGCGGGGATGGCAGAACTTGCCGACTGGAGGAGGGCTTGGAGATCTCCGATCTTGGAAGCCGACAAGATGAGCTCGCTGGTCGGGCTGGATTTCGATCAAGATAACTCGACCCGATCTCGGATGGTTTTTCCGGCTTGGATTCTAAGCGGCGATACCACAGCTGGTGGAGGTTTGAAGGCCGGCGAGTGGCTGCTCAAGGTGCCAGTCGAGTTTTTCCAATGGGCTCGGACTTGGATCTGGACCCAAGTCTTTGGGCTGACTTCTGGGCTCAGGCCTGGGGAGATGGCTTTTGAC
The window above is part of the Fragaria vesca subsp. vesca linkage group LG2, FraVesHawaii_1.0, whole genome shotgun sequence genome. Proteins encoded here:
- the LOC101302136 gene encoding serine carboxypeptidase-like 48-like, whose translation is MASPFPCTFFSFLLLLLLPFLSSSYDPNSKPDQLHLSSPAFFPKLQAEKLIRDLNLFPNDEINTGAYYNSSLDAPKLVEKRFKMPYFAAANGTTIAELGHHAGYYRLPNSHAARMFYLFFESRTNKNDPVVIWLTGGPGCSSELAVFYENGPFHIVNNLSLTWNDYGWDKASNLLYVDQPTGTGFSYSSDSRDIRHDEEGVSNDLYDFLQGFFTQHPQFVKNDFYITGESYAGHYIPAFASRVHKGNKDKEGIHINFKGLAIGNGLTNPSFQYKAYPDYALQMGLIKKADYDRITESIPACEQAIKTCGPTGGRPCVDAYSVCNNIFSEIMDIIGDKNYYDIRKQCVGDLCYDFSNMETFLNMKLVREALGVGSINFVSCSSTVYEAMLSDWMRNLEVGIPALLEDGIKVLVYAGEYDLICNWLGNSNWVHAMEWSGQKAFEESLTVPFKVGGAEAGLLKSHGPLAFLKVHNAGHMVPMDQPKAALQMLTNWMQGNLAMAQSRERAAHK